Proteins encoded in a region of the Amphiura filiformis unplaced genomic scaffold, Afil_fr2py scaffold_56, whole genome shotgun sequence genome:
- the LOC140144465 gene encoding uncharacterized protein, with the protein MAAQSMKRPSVPSSSQVPDHGSGYGEARVEGAKNHWERTGSLKELTICTYNVRTLLGEPKLHELEKELDHITWDILGLCEVRRLELKSGHMLYTRGKDNSSTGGVGFLIRKDLASNVVSYKNQSDRVAQVIIKISKRQTLKIIQSYLPTISYPDEDVDAVYEEINELLNQDKANHTIIMGDFNA; encoded by the coding sequence ATGGCAGCACAAAGTATGAAACGGCCCTCAGTCCCCAGCAGCTCTCAAGTCCCTGACCACGGGAGCGGTTATGGTGAGGCGAGAGTAGAGGGTGCTAAGAATCACTGGGAAAGGACAGGCTCCCTAAAGGAATTGACTATTTGCACATATAATGTGCGAACCCTCCTTGGCGAACCAAAACTTCATGAGTTGGAAAAagaacttgatcatatcacatgggATATCCTCGGCCTATGCGAAGTTAGACGTCTGGAACTCAAGAGTGGACACATGCTTTACACAAGGGGTAAAGATAATAGCAGCACTGGAGGAGTTGGCTTCCTAATACGAAAAGACTTGGCATCAAATGTTGTTAGCTACAAAAACCAGTCGGACAGAGTAGCACAAGTCATCATCAAAATCTCCAAAAGACAGACCTTGAAAATCATTCAATCGTATTTGCCAACAATCAGCTACCCAGATGAAGATGTAGATGCAGTCTACGAAGAAATTAACGAACTGCTCAACCAAGACAAAGCAAATCACACAATCATTATGGGAGACTTTAATGCTTAA